In Candidatus Sedimenticola sp. (ex Thyasira tokunagai), the following proteins share a genomic window:
- a CDS encoding flagellar basal body-associated FliL family protein, which yields MADKKVDENLDLGEEKESGSKKMIILMAVGGLLLLLTGVGISYFLFAGGEPSAEGGEEAEEEVVEAPTPAIYHALKPEFTVNLPPGGKARMMQLNIQVMSRDQSVIDLVAANDPMVRHTLLNIFGSQDSEKLRDRKGKEALQTEILNSLNKIVKEQEGTGEVEAVFFTSFVMQ from the coding sequence ATGGCTGATAAAAAAGTAGATGAGAACCTGGATCTAGGAGAAGAGAAGGAATCAGGCTCGAAAAAGATGATCATTCTCATGGCAGTGGGTGGCCTGCTGCTGTTACTGACGGGTGTGGGTATCAGCTACTTCCTGTTTGCCGGCGGAGAGCCATCGGCTGAAGGTGGCGAAGAGGCCGAGGAGGAGGTGGTAGAGGCGCCGACGCCTGCTATCTATCACGCACTGAAGCCGGAGTTTACCGTTAATCTTCCGCCAGGGGGTAAGGCGAGGATGATGCAACTCAATATTCAGGTGATGTCACGGGACCAATCAGTTATCGATTTGGTAGCGGCTAACGATCCGATGGTCAGACATACACTGCTCAATATATTTGGCAGTCAGGACAGTGAAAAACTACGGGATCGTAAAGGGAAAGAGGCGCTGCAGACGGAAATACTCAACAGCCTGAATAAAATTGTGAAGGAGCAGGAGGGCACCGGTGAGGTAGAGGCTGTATTCTTTACCTCATTCGTGATGCAGTGA
- the fliO gene encoding flagellar biosynthetic protein FliO, translated as MSVTAHLPVSPIGGSALLGTLAGLLIVLLLIFGLARLLQRYGRLPLAGKGEVTVLSGVSLGPRERAVLLQVGKTRLLVGVAPGRVQTLHVIGDVPQTEETAMAVENDFSGELNRELKEKGQ; from the coding sequence ATGAGCGTAACTGCTCACCTACCGGTTTCTCCCATTGGTGGCAGCGCCCTGTTGGGGACGCTGGCTGGCCTGCTTATCGTACTTTTGTTGATCTTTGGTCTCGCTCGACTACTGCAACGCTATGGTCGGCTTCCGCTGGCGGGCAAGGGAGAAGTCACTGTTCTCTCCGGTGTCTCTCTGGGTCCACGTGAGCGTGCGGTATTGCTACAGGTGGGAAAAACGCGGCTATTGGTGGGTGTGGCTCCCGGGCGGGTGCAGACCCTTCATGTCATTGGTGATGTCCCGCAAACTGAAGAGACGGCGATGGCGGTGGAGAATGATTTCTCTGGAGAGCTGAACAGAGAGTTGAAGGAGAAGGGGCAATGA
- the fliM gene encoding flagellar motor switch protein FliM, whose product MAENDLLSQDEIDALLHGVDDGDVETEVEEVYEGEIRSYDFASQDRIVRGRLPTLEMINERFSRYFRTTLFNLLRRSATINISGVQMLKFSEFVHSLFVPTSLNLMHVKPLRGQGLCVLDPKLVFNVVDNYFGGNGRFEAKLEGREFTPTENRVTQILLTSAFQDLQEAWKPVMELHFEYIGTEVNPQFANIVSPSEVVVVTTFHIEMDSGGGDLHICMPYSMIEPIRDLLDAGIQSDRGGSDERWLHSLRQQMMSASVELSSKLTEATITVQELAELKVGDVIPLEIPEMVEVQASEVPVFRGQLGVSDGKYAVKVEQWIGQSRETGLQVILNQSQE is encoded by the coding sequence ATGGCTGAAAACGACCTTCTATCCCAAGATGAGATCGATGCCCTGCTGCACGGCGTTGATGACGGCGATGTTGAGACTGAGGTAGAGGAAGTCTATGAAGGAGAGATTCGCTCCTATGATTTTGCCAGCCAGGACCGAATAGTCCGTGGACGTCTGCCTACCCTGGAGATGATCAACGAGCGTTTCTCCCGTTATTTCCGCACAACCCTTTTCAATTTATTGCGCAGATCTGCAACTATCAACATTTCCGGTGTGCAGATGCTTAAATTCTCCGAGTTTGTTCATAGCCTGTTTGTTCCAACCAGTCTTAATCTGATGCATGTCAAACCTCTCAGAGGCCAGGGGCTCTGCGTACTTGATCCCAAGCTGGTCTTCAATGTGGTGGATAACTACTTTGGTGGCAACGGTCGCTTTGAGGCCAAATTGGAAGGGCGGGAGTTTACTCCTACGGAAAACCGTGTGACTCAGATTCTACTCACTTCGGCATTTCAGGATCTTCAGGAGGCGTGGAAGCCGGTCATGGAGCTCCATTTTGAGTATATTGGCACGGAGGTTAATCCCCAGTTTGCCAATATCGTCAGTCCTTCTGAAGTGGTTGTGGTTACCACCTTCCACATAGAGATGGACTCCGGTGGCGGAGACCTTCATATCTGTATGCCCTACTCCATGATCGAACCTATCCGTGACCTGCTTGATGCCGGGATACAGAGTGATCGAGGTGGCAGTGATGAACGCTGGTTGCATTCGCTGAGGCAGCAGATGATGAGTGCTTCAGTGGAGTTGAGTAGCAAACTAACAGAAGCCACGATCACGGTACAGGAGTTGGCTGAACTTAAAGTCGGCGATGTTATTCCTCTGGAGATTCCAGAGATGGTAGAGGTGCAGGCATCAGAGGTTCCGGTCTTTCGTGGTCAGTTGGGCGTCTCAGACGGTAAATATGCAGTGAAGGTGGAGCAGTGGATTGGACAGAGTCGAGAGACAGGCTTGCAGGTAATTCTTAATCAGTCTCAGGAGTGA
- a CDS encoding MFS transporter, whose amino-acid sequence MLKPTWKRSPVLSWACYDWANSAFATTVMAGFFPLFFKQYWAAGLDSSTSTFMLGSINACASILVVGFAPLLGAIADRGGSRKRFLLYFALMGIVMTGALYMVEQGGWVMALALYGLAVVGFSGGNIFYDALLLNVAKEREFDYVSALGFAFGYLGGGLLFALNVLMTLYPDAFGLPDTAAAVRLSFILVALWWGLFSIPLLLFVDEAPSPSASWRDNLRGGISQLRTTLSELRALRQVFLFLLAYWLYIDGVDTIVRMAVDYGLALGFASNSLILALLITQFVGFPAALLFGHLGERHGPRKGIVVAIAVYLLVIIWAYQMESEWEFYVLAFIIGLVQGGIQSLSRSFYARLIPIDKAGEFFGFYNMLGKFAAVLGPLLMGGVSLLTGSPRLSILSVALLFIAGVLVLLRVDEAEGRRQAVALGKL is encoded by the coding sequence ATGCTAAAGCCCACCTGGAAACGCTCCCCGGTACTCTCATGGGCTTGCTACGATTGGGCTAATTCGGCCTTTGCTACAACGGTGATGGCGGGCTTCTTTCCTCTATTCTTTAAACAGTATTGGGCCGCAGGGCTGGATAGTTCAACCAGTACCTTTATGTTAGGTAGTATCAATGCCTGTGCCAGCATACTGGTCGTAGGTTTTGCGCCACTATTGGGGGCGATTGCGGACAGAGGCGGCAGCCGCAAACGTTTTCTACTCTATTTCGCCTTGATGGGCATTGTCATGACCGGTGCGCTTTACATGGTAGAGCAGGGCGGCTGGGTGATGGCGTTGGCACTTTATGGGTTGGCGGTGGTCGGCTTTTCGGGTGGAAATATATTTTACGATGCGTTGCTGCTGAACGTGGCAAAAGAGCGTGAGTTTGATTATGTATCGGCTCTCGGTTTCGCTTTCGGCTACCTTGGTGGCGGCTTGCTGTTTGCGCTTAATGTGTTGATGACGCTCTATCCTGATGCTTTCGGTCTGCCTGATACTGCAGCCGCAGTTCGTCTCTCATTTATTTTGGTGGCACTCTGGTGGGGACTCTTCTCCATACCCTTGCTGCTATTTGTCGATGAGGCGCCCTCACCATCAGCGAGCTGGCGTGACAACCTGCGTGGCGGTATTTCTCAGCTTCGCACTACCCTGAGTGAGCTAAGGGCATTGCGCCAAGTTTTTCTTTTCCTTCTTGCCTATTGGCTCTACATCGACGGCGTCGATACGATTGTACGGATGGCAGTGGACTACGGCCTTGCCCTTGGATTTGCCTCCAATAGCCTTATCCTGGCTCTGTTGATTACGCAGTTTGTTGGTTTTCCTGCTGCTCTGCTGTTCGGGCACCTCGGTGAGCGTCACGGGCCACGAAAGGGGATTGTGGTTGCCATAGCGGTCTATCTGCTGGTAATCATTTGGGCCTATCAGATGGAGAGCGAGTGGGAGTTCTATGTGCTGGCATTCATCATCGGATTGGTTCAGGGGGGTATTCAGTCCCTTAGCCGCTCTTTTTACGCCAGATTGATCCCGATCGACAAGGCGGGGGAATTTTTCGGCTTTTACAACATGCTGGGAAAATTTGCTGCTGTGCTTGGCCCCTTGTTGATGGGGGGAGTCAGTCTGCTCACAGGCAGCCCAAGGCTCTCCATCCTCTCCGTCGCCCTACTCTTTATCGCCGGTGTGCTGGTGCTGCTGAGGGTTGATGAGGCTGAAGGCAGGCGCCAGGCAGTGGCGCTTGGGAAGCTATAG
- the fliQ gene encoding flagellar biosynthesis protein FliQ gives MTPDIVLDVGQMALETTVAVSALLLLPALAVGLVVAMFQAATQINEMTLSFIPKLIVVALVLMTAGPWMLQTIMNFTLELYTSIPELIG, from the coding sequence ATGACACCTGATATCGTTCTTGATGTGGGGCAAATGGCACTGGAAACCACCGTAGCAGTGAGCGCTCTGTTGCTGTTGCCGGCGCTGGCGGTGGGTTTGGTGGTCGCTATGTTTCAGGCGGCAACCCAGATCAATGAAATGACGCTGAGCTTTATCCCAAAGCTGATAGTGGTGGCCTTGGTCCTGATGACGGCAGGTCCCTGGATGTTGCAAACGATTATGAATTTCACCCTTGAGCTCTACACCAGCATACCTGAACTGATTGGATGA
- a CDS encoding ATP-binding protein, whose product MPEPTITKNLLIKAEQARMLYSSIGIAGLGTLLLSTVVLWLNGGVSLLPSLVWGGTMLLVSLLYTTLWYLWRRSSPEPASSEKWISFLLPVVLMSGIGWGVAVGYHSPHYAADIPLVTTLLSTVGMMLTVMLLAASGRVVAVFLAAAVLSIAVTSGYFGIPPSGRVLILLFTAIIAIVVAGAVLSLLLKNNAGLRAGKRNVHGKLYQAREKMNGLHSRLSDGNERRRDVERELVLAKEAAESANMAKTEFLATMSHEIRTPLNSIVPLLEILGGTQLNGEQGQLVRTAHNSSLHLITIIDDILDFSKIEAGKLELESIEIRIKELVESVTAMMAKSAERRGLDLSYKIQPGVPGFVRGDPIRLRQVLTNLVSNAVKFTKKGSIVVEVSRRGTRRKEVELLFSVKDTGIGLDQETQSRLFHSFTQADASTTRTHGGTGLGLVISKRLVELMGGRMGVQSEEGVGSIFYFALSMRKSLRDAPPERYSLQGIRALLVGGDSEEEGRCKAMLEQWNMVLQTANSPMDAMGKLTTTANLGESWAYELVIADASRLGSQMGALMKDISRISALSDLKLVVIGSPYKGVRRDKIDGILPKPVQKNDLHHLLCRVMDVESESHEASTDTTGLREGNRHMLADVEHGQWGDDGDFAVSELVPKQLTGRVLVVEDNPVNLRVARKLLQRLGLESEAALDGLQALKAVDHGDYDLVLMDCQMPIMDGYEATHAIRMREVKRELTRLPIIAMTANAMAGDRQKCLNAGMDDYLSKPILSATLKSTLEKWLKMGRGSTQVSSVRSSPVELLSGAEKAGKTIVSESETTPPALSGGRVAAEAVDGAAIDRDILGELYEIMEDDFLELLETFLKTSPGLIHEIETGIQEGDLQQTMRAAHSLKSGSANLGAIQLSELAKRMEYAARESDQQAVSSSYNETRDAFDIACRELKVICEQGHL is encoded by the coding sequence ATGCCGGAACCGACAATAACAAAAAACCTGTTGATCAAAGCTGAACAGGCAAGGATGCTCTATAGCAGCATCGGGATAGCCGGTCTGGGAACACTTCTGCTCTCTACAGTGGTCCTTTGGCTGAATGGAGGTGTGTCACTACTGCCCAGCCTCGTGTGGGGTGGAACGATGTTGTTGGTTTCATTGCTCTATACGACTCTCTGGTACTTATGGCGGCGCTCCTCACCTGAGCCGGCATCATCAGAAAAATGGATCAGCTTCCTCCTGCCGGTGGTGCTGATGTCCGGTATCGGCTGGGGCGTGGCCGTGGGATACCACTCGCCCCACTATGCCGCTGATATCCCGCTGGTGACAACTCTGCTGTCTACAGTTGGCATGATGTTGACGGTCATGTTGTTGGCGGCCTCAGGCAGAGTGGTTGCTGTTTTTCTTGCCGCTGCGGTGTTATCCATTGCTGTTACCTCAGGCTACTTTGGTATTCCACCCTCGGGTAGGGTGCTGATCCTGCTGTTCACCGCCATTATCGCCATAGTTGTTGCCGGAGCGGTACTTTCGCTGCTGCTTAAGAATAATGCCGGGCTTCGCGCAGGTAAGCGCAACGTCCATGGAAAACTGTACCAGGCCCGTGAAAAGATGAATGGCCTGCATAGCCGGCTCAGTGATGGTAATGAGAGGCGGCGTGATGTGGAGCGTGAGCTGGTACTGGCAAAAGAAGCGGCTGAATCGGCGAATATGGCGAAGACCGAGTTTCTTGCCACCATGAGTCATGAGATCAGGACACCCCTCAACAGCATAGTTCCACTGCTTGAGATCCTCGGGGGGACCCAGCTGAATGGAGAGCAGGGCCAGCTTGTTAGAACGGCGCATAACTCATCGCTCCATCTGATAACGATCATCGATGATATTCTCGACTTTTCAAAAATAGAAGCGGGCAAGCTGGAGCTTGAGTCTATAGAGATCAGAATTAAGGAGCTGGTTGAGTCAGTCACCGCGATGATGGCGAAGAGTGCTGAGCGTAGAGGGCTCGATTTGAGCTATAAGATTCAACCCGGCGTTCCTGGCTTTGTCAGGGGTGATCCGATTCGGCTGCGGCAGGTTTTGACTAACCTGGTGAGCAACGCCGTTAAATTCACCAAGAAGGGGAGTATTGTCGTCGAAGTGTCGCGGCGGGGTACTCGAAGAAAAGAGGTCGAGTTGCTCTTTTCAGTAAAAGATACCGGCATCGGCCTCGATCAAGAGACTCAATCCAGGCTATTCCACTCCTTCACTCAGGCTGATGCATCGACCACCCGCACACATGGTGGTACCGGGCTCGGTCTCGTCATCAGCAAAAGGCTGGTAGAGCTGATGGGGGGCAGGATGGGAGTGCAGTCCGAAGAGGGAGTCGGCTCGATATTCTACTTTGCCCTGTCGATGCGCAAGTCTCTGCGTGATGCACCGCCGGAGCGCTACTCTCTTCAGGGTATTCGTGCATTGCTTGTTGGTGGCGACAGTGAAGAGGAGGGGAGATGCAAAGCGATGCTCGAACAGTGGAATATGGTTCTTCAGACGGCAAACAGTCCCATGGATGCAATGGGCAAACTGACAACGACGGCCAACCTGGGTGAAAGCTGGGCCTATGAGCTGGTAATAGCCGATGCCAGCCGGCTCGGAAGTCAAATGGGTGCGCTGATGAAGGATATTTCCCGGATTTCAGCCTTGTCCGACCTGAAGCTGGTAGTGATAGGTTCACCTTACAAAGGGGTTAGGCGGGATAAAATTGACGGCATACTACCAAAGCCTGTGCAGAAAAATGATCTGCACCACTTACTGTGCAGAGTGATGGATGTAGAGAGTGAGAGTCATGAGGCATCAACTGATACCACCGGATTGAGAGAGGGTAACAGGCACATGTTAGCTGATGTTGAACATGGGCAGTGGGGCGATGATGGCGATTTTGCTGTGTCTGAGCTAGTACCCAAGCAGCTGACAGGACGGGTGTTGGTGGTTGAAGATAATCCAGTCAATTTGCGGGTGGCGAGAAAGTTACTTCAACGCCTGGGTCTGGAGAGTGAAGCGGCTCTGGATGGATTGCAGGCATTGAAGGCTGTTGATCACGGTGATTACGATTTGGTACTGATGGATTGTCAGATGCCGATAATGGATGGTTACGAAGCAACCCATGCTATACGAATGAGGGAGGTGAAGCGTGAGTTGACAAGATTGCCGATCATTGCCATGACAGCCAATGCCATGGCCGGTGACCGACAAAAGTGTCTTAACGCAGGTATGGATGACTATCTCTCCAAGCCGATACTCTCGGCTACACTGAAGAGTACTCTGGAGAAGTGGTTGAAAATGGGGAGGGGGTCTACCCAGGTATCTTCTGTTAGATCATCTCCGGTGGAGCTGCTTTCCGGTGCGGAAAAAGCGGGTAAGACCATTGTCAGTGAGAGTGAAACAACCCCGCCCGCCCTCAGTGGCGGGAGAGTCGCTGCAGAGGCTGTAGATGGAGCAGCCATCGACAGGGATATACTCGGTGAGCTGTATGAGATCATGGAGGATGATTTCCTTGAGTTGCTGGAGACCTTCCTGAAAACCTCCCCTGGATTGATTCATGAGATTGAAACAGGTATTCAGGAAGGGGATCTTCAGCAGACCATGAGAGCTGCCCACTCACTCAAATCAGGGAGTGCCAATCTGGGTGCGATCCAGCTATCTGAGCTGGCTAAAAGGATGGAATATGCAGCAAGGGAGAGTGACCAGCAGGCGGTCTCCAGCAGTTATAATGAGACCAGAGATGCCTTTGATATCGCTTGCAGGGAACTGAAGGTGATCTGTGAGCAGGGACATCTCTAG
- the fliN gene encoding flagellar motor switch protein FliN, with product MNEADNNLNATSAEFQELHEDGGEGGSQEVQLDAILDVPVTISMEIGRTSINIRNLLQLTQGSVLELDRLAGEPMDVRVNGTLIAQGEVVVVNEKFGIRLTDIISPADRVKRLT from the coding sequence ATGAATGAAGCAGACAATAACCTGAATGCAACCTCGGCTGAGTTTCAGGAGCTCCATGAAGATGGTGGTGAGGGAGGGTCACAAGAGGTTCAGCTGGATGCGATTCTTGACGTTCCCGTGACGATCTCTATGGAAATCGGCAGGACAAGCATCAATATTCGTAATCTGTTACAGCTCACCCAGGGCTCGGTTCTTGAGTTGGACCGACTGGCGGGAGAGCCGATGGATGTACGGGTTAACGGTACCCTGATTGCCCAGGGAGAGGTGGTGGTGGTGAACGAAAAGTTCGGTATTCGTCTCACCGATATCATCAGTCCAGCGGACCGGGTGAAGAGGCTTACCTGA
- the fliP gene encoding flagellar type III secretion system pore protein FliP (The bacterial flagellar biogenesis protein FliP forms a type III secretion system (T3SS)-type pore required for flagellar assembly.) yields MRRLLLLLPLMLLMPLTTVAAPGVDAFTTTPTGAGGQTYTLSIQVLLFMTALSLLPGALLMTTSFARIIIVLAILRQALGTQNTPSNQILVGLALFLTLFIMMPVFQEAYDTGVKPYLEEEMTATQALGNVAKPMRQFMLAQTRDSDLELFSTIGNFGEFESHEQIPFSVLLPAFATSELKTGFQIGFLIFIPFLVIDLVVASVLMSMGMMMLSPLIISLPFKIMLFVLIDGWALVFGTLATSFLV; encoded by the coding sequence ATGAGAAGACTGCTCCTCTTGTTACCCTTGATGCTGTTGATGCCGTTGACTACTGTTGCAGCTCCGGGGGTTGATGCCTTCACAACAACCCCGACAGGAGCGGGAGGGCAAACCTACACCTTGAGTATCCAGGTGCTGCTCTTCATGACCGCCCTCAGCCTATTGCCGGGTGCGTTGCTGATGACCACCTCATTTGCACGTATCATTATCGTCCTGGCGATATTGCGTCAGGCTCTCGGTACTCAAAACACCCCATCCAACCAGATTCTGGTCGGCCTCGCTCTTTTCCTCACGCTGTTTATTATGATGCCGGTGTTTCAGGAGGCCTACGACACCGGGGTCAAACCCTATCTTGAGGAGGAGATGACGGCAACTCAGGCTCTGGGTAATGTTGCCAAGCCGATGCGCCAGTTCATGCTGGCTCAGACCCGAGATAGTGACCTCGAACTATTTTCCACTATCGGTAATTTTGGCGAATTTGAGTCGCACGAGCAGATCCCTTTTTCAGTATTGTTGCCGGCATTTGCCACCTCTGAACTAAAAACCGGCTTTCAAATAGGTTTCCTTATCTTTATCCCGTTTCTCGTAATCGATCTGGTCGTCGCCAGCGTGCTGATGTCGATGGGCATGATGATGCTGTCGCCACTGATCATATCGTTGCCGTTCAAGATCATGCTGTTTGTTCTGATCGACGGCTGGGCTTTGGTATTTGGCACCTTGGCAACGAGTTTCCTGGTGTGA
- the fliR gene encoding flagellar biosynthetic protein FliR, translated as MSFTEAQLTAWMAAFIWPLIRVGAVVVSAPVFSSRQTPKIYSIGLTLILTWVLIPVIPQPPVVEPLSYQAFIMVLQQVLIGFAIGFVLQMVFAALVFGGQALAYSMGLGFAAMMDPQNGVQVPVVSQFYLILATLLFVTIDAHLVLIEMLAQSFHTFPVSMDGLSRNSLYDIVGWGSRMFSAGLLMALPVMAALLLVNLGLGLIGRAAPQLNIFAVGFPFAIIIGFILVWVTLPNVLGNFQELLEEGFAFAGQLLRIGS; from the coding sequence ATGTCATTTACAGAGGCGCAACTGACAGCTTGGATGGCAGCCTTTATCTGGCCGTTGATACGGGTCGGTGCTGTGGTGGTTTCAGCGCCTGTGTTCAGTTCACGGCAGACGCCGAAGATCTACAGCATCGGTCTCACATTGATTCTTACTTGGGTACTGATACCGGTTATCCCACAGCCGCCTGTAGTGGAGCCGCTGAGCTATCAGGCCTTTATCATGGTGCTGCAGCAGGTGCTGATTGGCTTTGCTATAGGATTTGTGCTCCAAATGGTGTTTGCTGCGCTGGTATTTGGAGGCCAGGCGCTCGCCTATAGTATGGGCTTGGGCTTTGCCGCCATGATGGACCCCCAAAATGGTGTTCAAGTGCCGGTGGTCTCCCAGTTCTACCTGATTCTGGCAACCCTCCTGTTTGTTACTATAGATGCTCACCTGGTATTGATTGAGATGTTGGCCCAGAGCTTCCACACCTTTCCTGTATCGATGGATGGCCTGAGCAGAAACAGCCTCTACGATATCGTTGGCTGGGGCAGCCGTATGTTTAGCGCCGGACTGTTGATGGCATTGCCGGTAATGGCGGCGCTGCTGCTGGTCAATCTTGGCCTCGGTCTGATCGGTCGAGCGGCGCCACAGCTCAATATTTTTGCAGTCGGTTTCCCATTTGCCATTATCATCGGTTTCATCCTTGTCTGGGTGACACTGCCCAATGTGCTGGGAAATTTTCAGGAGTTGCTGGAAGAGGGCTTTGCCTTTGCCGGTCAACTACTGAGAATTGGGAGTTGA